In one window of Pyramidobacter porci DNA:
- a CDS encoding MmgE/PrpD family protein, whose product MNELRNLARFILSFRLENVPEAVVNAARYCVLDSMGAALGAVHYGEIPGECERFKKWFGTSAPVTASVWGHGEKMTPTAALLLNGIMAHALELDDVHTGSKSHVGAVIVTTAWTLADALGIGGKEFLEAVIVGYETMARIGLGMDVVSNRKRGWHTTGLIGTFGAAAAAARLLKLSEDQTVSALGMGGSQSAGLWAFLAEGATCKKLSPARAAVNGLTSALLAQGGMTGPEHILDAEDGGFYAAVTDRFDMSKVDAELGMRYEILNIDKKPYPCCRSTHHAIDAALMLREKYRIAPEQIASALVETYDVGVLQCGFAHYPSSYVEAKFSIAYTCAAAFARGRVTQAEFRSELLEDPQIKRIAENTKVIPDKLFTERYPKRWGSRVTVTLKDGRVLTQQIDDMSGSKAAPMSPEQEQGKFIGLSVESFSLGKAQKLMAEILKIETLEKLPSLS is encoded by the coding sequence ATGAACGAGCTGAGGAATCTGGCGCGCTTTATTCTGAGCTTCCGCCTTGAGAACGTGCCTGAAGCAGTGGTAAACGCGGCGCGTTACTGCGTTCTTGATTCCATGGGTGCGGCTCTCGGCGCGGTTCATTACGGAGAAATTCCCGGCGAGTGCGAGCGTTTTAAAAAATGGTTCGGAACTTCCGCCCCCGTTACCGCTTCCGTGTGGGGGCACGGCGAAAAAATGACGCCGACGGCGGCGTTGCTGCTGAACGGGATTATGGCTCACGCGCTGGAGCTTGACGATGTCCACACAGGGTCAAAATCCCACGTCGGCGCGGTTATTGTGACAACAGCGTGGACTCTTGCCGACGCTCTCGGAATCGGCGGAAAAGAATTCCTTGAAGCGGTTATCGTCGGTTATGAAACGATGGCCCGGATCGGGCTTGGCATGGATGTTGTCAGCAACCGCAAACGCGGCTGGCATACGACGGGGCTAATCGGAACGTTTGGCGCTGCTGCAGCTGCTGCCCGCCTGTTAAAACTTAGTGAAGATCAAACGGTGAGCGCTTTGGGAATGGGGGGAAGCCAGTCGGCCGGCCTTTGGGCGTTCTTGGCCGAGGGCGCTACGTGTAAAAAGCTGAGTCCCGCCCGCGCCGCTGTAAACGGCCTGACTTCCGCGTTGCTGGCGCAGGGTGGCATGACGGGGCCGGAGCACATTCTTGATGCGGAAGACGGTGGTTTTTACGCGGCCGTGACGGATCGCTTTGATATGTCAAAAGTCGATGCCGAACTTGGAATGCGCTACGAGATTTTGAACATCGACAAAAAGCCCTATCCGTGCTGTCGCTCAACGCATCACGCGATTGACGCCGCGCTGATGCTCCGCGAAAAATATCGTATCGCCCCGGAACAGATTGCGTCCGCTTTGGTTGAAACCTATGACGTGGGCGTTCTGCAATGCGGCTTTGCCCATTATCCCTCAAGCTATGTCGAAGCCAAATTCAGCATTGCTTATACCTGCGCGGCGGCCTTTGCGCGCGGTAGGGTTACGCAGGCCGAGTTTCGGAGCGAATTGCTCGAAGATCCGCAAATTAAGCGGATTGCCGAGAACACAAAGGTCATTCCCGATAAGCTGTTTACAGAACGGTACCCCAAACGCTGGGGCAGCCGCGTGACGGTTACATTGAAAGACGGCCGCGTCTTGACGCAGCAAATTGACGATATGTCGGGAAGCAAGGCGGCTCCGATGTCGCCCGAACAGGAACAGGGCAAATTTATAGGCTTGTCAGTTGAGAGTTTTTCATTGGGAAAAGCTCAAAAACTGATGGCTGAAATTCTCAAAATCGAAACGTTAGAGAAATTGCCCAGTCTTTCGTAA
- a CDS encoding LeuD/DmdB family oxidoreductase small subunit, with product MIREHIQGKAWKFGSNVSTDSIAPGRLISLRANPPEYAKHLLEDSRPEFIKNVKKDDFIVADKNFGCGSSREIAPLIIKEAGVGAVLAKSFGRIFYRNAINNGMILIECDTDKISDGEELFVDIANRVILKPNDPSFKMPFTLSDKEIKIVSEDGLLNYIEKYNSLDI from the coding sequence ATGATTCGTGAGCACATTCAAGGCAAGGCGTGGAAGTTTGGCAGCAATGTCAGCACGGATTCGATCGCTCCCGGGCGTTTGATTTCATTAAGAGCGAATCCGCCCGAGTATGCGAAGCACCTGCTCGAAGATTCGCGCCCCGAGTTTATTAAAAACGTGAAAAAAGACGATTTTATCGTGGCCGATAAAAACTTTGGCTGCGGTTCCAGCCGCGAGATCGCCCCGCTGATTATTAAGGAAGCCGGAGTCGGCGCCGTGCTGGCAAAGTCGTTCGGCCGCATTTTTTACCGCAACGCGATCAATAACGGCATGATCCTGATCGAGTGCGATACGGATAAAATCTCCGACGGCGAGGAACTTTTTGTCGACATCGCCAACCGCGTGATCCTGAAGCCGAACGATCCGAGTTTTAAAATGCCGTTTACTCTTTCAGACAAGGAAATCAAGATTGTCAGTGAGGACGGCCTGCTGAATTATATCGAAAAATATAATTCACTTGATATCTAA
- a CDS encoding aconitase/3-isopropylmalate dehydratase large subunit family protein — MGQTLVEKILSENVGRSVKAGETVVVNVNFAALHDGSGPLLVRLMKERGYDKDPVFDPKKVLFANEFGPESTREVANEHALCREYANSHHCFWEEGATGHVHAHVYESYLKCGTVCIIGDSHTTVHGAFGCFATGCGSTDMVAVTRFGKTWIRVPATFRINVTGKLPKGVYSKDIMLKLASIIKSDQAIYKSLEFRGDTIHSLSQEARLTITSMGVDLGAKNAIMETDDHTREFLRQMGREEDYREIVADDDANYERVIDIDATKLEPLVSKPHYVENVDLAKNCEDEKVNLIYLGSCTNGRIEDMHIAADILRGKKVAKGVRLLVIPNSRYVYHECLRDGTLLTLAEAGAMIEAPNCGPCMGVHQGIPSDGEVVVATQNRNFKGRMGNPTARIYLSSPATAAATALTGHITDPREVMD, encoded by the coding sequence ATGGGACAGACTCTTGTTGAAAAGATTTTAAGCGAAAATGTGGGCAGATCCGTTAAAGCGGGCGAAACCGTTGTTGTAAACGTAAACTTTGCCGCGCTTCATGACGGCTCGGGGCCTCTGCTTGTCCGTCTGATGAAGGAGAGAGGATACGATAAAGACCCGGTTTTCGATCCAAAAAAAGTTCTTTTTGCGAACGAGTTTGGCCCTGAGTCGACGCGCGAAGTTGCAAACGAGCACGCGCTGTGCCGTGAATACGCGAATTCTCATCATTGCTTCTGGGAAGAGGGGGCTACGGGACACGTTCACGCTCACGTGTATGAATCGTACCTGAAGTGCGGCACAGTATGCATTATCGGCGATTCGCATACGACGGTTCACGGCGCGTTCGGCTGCTTTGCGACGGGCTGCGGTTCAACGGATATGGTTGCGGTGACTCGTTTCGGCAAAACGTGGATCAGGGTTCCGGCGACGTTCCGCATCAACGTGACGGGAAAACTTCCCAAGGGCGTTTATTCCAAAGACATTATGCTGAAGCTCGCAAGCATCATTAAATCTGATCAGGCGATTTATAAATCGCTGGAGTTCCGCGGCGATACGATCCACTCTCTTTCGCAGGAAGCGCGCCTTACGATCACGAGCATGGGCGTTGACCTTGGCGCGAAAAACGCGATCATGGAAACAGATGACCATACGCGCGAATTTTTGCGCCAGATGGGCCGTGAGGAAGATTACCGCGAAATCGTTGCCGATGATGACGCGAATTACGAGCGCGTGATCGACATTGACGCGACGAAGCTTGAGCCGCTGGTTTCCAAGCCGCATTATGTTGAAAACGTCGATCTTGCGAAAAACTGCGAGGACGAGAAGGTCAATCTGATTTACCTCGGCAGCTGCACGAACGGGCGCATTGAAGATATGCACATCGCCGCCGATATCCTTCGCGGCAAAAAGGTCGCCAAAGGCGTGCGCCTTCTTGTGATCCCCAACTCGCGCTATGTTTATCATGAATGCCTGCGTGACGGCACGCTTTTGACCCTTGCCGAGGCGGGCGCTATGATCGAGGCGCCGAATTGCGGACCGTGCATGGGCGTTCATCAGGGAATTCCGAGCGACGGCGAAGTGGTCGTGGCGACTCAGAACAGAAACTTTAAGGGCAGAATGGGCAATCCCACGGCGAGGATTTATCTTTCCAGCCCTGCGACCGCAGCGGCGACCGCCCTTACCGGACATATCACCGATCCCCGCGAAGTTATGGACTAG
- a CDS encoding MmgE/PrpD family protein, with translation MAENLTISEQMAEFALSLTYEQIPLNVIDYGKMLLMDTFGVAMSCQKLPHAEAVKNALFELKSPAGCTLWGGRDKASLADAALYNSSLIHGADYDDTHVAAIVHPSAAVTSTAVTVGEYVNASGRDMMTAIVAGWEIIVRLGLAAKGRFHDVGYHGTGIVAPFAAVCVAAKLMGLSKETLVNALGICGSQSAALQEFLNDGSWTKKIHPGWGAHSAIYALLMAKHGYVGPKKVFEGKFGMWKTHVGGIDGLQEEFSDIGKVWHTPEIAFKMYPVCHMTHSFIDCMLALQKEYGFTADDIQSAECRIEKRCYEIVCDPREAKIHPQSDYMMRFSLPYVVAIAAIKGAIGPWEVDMKYAKAPAVLDLMSRIQCVADESKRNPGRFPGWLKVVTKDGHEYIKDQRYELGTLQNPIRIENVIAKFNSNVTPFYTKNEIQTLVNKIKDFDKLSNAEELIRCFVSSQSE, from the coding sequence ATGGCAGAAAATTTGACAATATCAGAACAAATGGCGGAATTTGCTTTGAGTCTTACGTATGAGCAGATTCCCCTGAATGTGATTGATTATGGAAAAATGCTCCTGATGGATACATTCGGAGTCGCGATGTCGTGCCAAAAACTGCCTCATGCCGAGGCGGTGAAGAACGCTCTGTTTGAGCTGAAGTCCCCGGCTGGCTGTACTTTGTGGGGCGGAAGGGACAAGGCTTCGCTTGCCGACGCGGCTCTGTATAACTCTTCACTGATTCACGGCGCGGATTACGACGATACGCATGTGGCCGCTATTGTGCACCCGAGCGCCGCCGTGACGAGCACGGCAGTGACCGTGGGCGAGTATGTGAACGCCTCCGGGCGCGATATGATGACGGCAATTGTAGCGGGCTGGGAGATTATTGTTCGCCTCGGTTTGGCTGCAAAAGGGAGATTCCACGATGTCGGCTATCACGGAACGGGGATCGTCGCGCCGTTTGCCGCAGTGTGCGTTGCAGCAAAGCTGATGGGGCTTTCCAAAGAAACTCTGGTCAACGCGCTGGGCATTTGTGGAAGCCAGTCGGCGGCTCTTCAGGAGTTTTTGAACGACGGTTCGTGGACGAAAAAGATCCATCCGGGCTGGGGGGCTCACAGCGCAATTTATGCGTTGCTGATGGCCAAGCACGGGTATGTCGGCCCGAAAAAGGTTTTTGAAGGCAAGTTCGGAATGTGGAAAACACACGTGGGCGGCATCGACGGCCTTCAGGAAGAATTTAGCGACATCGGAAAAGTTTGGCATACGCCCGAGATCGCGTTTAAGATGTACCCCGTGTGCCACATGACCCATTCGTTTATCGATTGTATGCTTGCTCTTCAGAAGGAATACGGATTTACGGCCGATGATATTCAGTCAGCCGAGTGCCGCATTGAAAAACGCTGCTACGAGATCGTGTGCGATCCGCGCGAGGCGAAGATTCATCCGCAGAGCGATTATATGATGCGCTTCAGCCTGCCGTACGTCGTGGCGATCGCGGCGATCAAAGGCGCGATCGGCCCGTGGGAGGTCGATATGAAGTACGCAAAAGCCCCCGCAGTTCTCGATCTGATGTCGCGGATTCAGTGCGTGGCTGATGAGAGCAAGCGTAATCCCGGTCGGTTCCCCGGCTGGCTCAAGGTCGTGACAAAAGACGGGCATGAATATATCAAGGATCAGCGGTATGAATTGGGGACGCTACAAAATCCTATAAGAATTGAGAATGTTATTGCTAAATTCAATAGTAACGTAACTCCATTTTACACCAAAAATGAGATTCAGACATTAGTCAATAAAATTAAAGATTTCGATAAGCTTTCAAATGCGGAAGAACTTATTCGGTGTTTTGTGAGTTCGCAGTCGGAATAA
- a CDS encoding LysR family transcriptional regulator yields the protein MELNLREINYVLSIKSEGSVTKAARALHIAQPSLTQSLKKIEKRLGAPLFDRSSGSMRLTYAGERFVAAGLKILQISRDLENEIHDILKNDAGRILLGITLYLGSYMFTRIKKIYSQLHPNVELQVLERTSAELERLVLSGELDTAILPFTGTAIQGLAYEPLFKGQVLLMMQKGHHLEKFFYRKDGAPLPYIDIKLLGKEPFIESAEGQRMNQVAEKIFEAAGINPPIVFKSRSIETIKRMASAGIGLAFLPDYYRNFIDNHTKASYCLLDKHYIPDWHVCVVYQDKKPLSPILKEFTKILKAEFLHFPENYSPIRIE from the coding sequence ATGGAGCTTAACCTGCGCGAAATCAATTACGTTCTCTCGATCAAAAGCGAAGGCAGCGTCACCAAGGCGGCCCGCGCTCTGCACATTGCGCAGCCCTCGCTCACTCAATCGTTGAAAAAAATCGAAAAACGCCTCGGCGCGCCTTTATTTGACCGCTCTTCCGGCTCCATGCGCCTCACCTATGCGGGCGAACGCTTCGTCGCCGCCGGGCTCAAAATCCTTCAGATCTCGCGAGACCTTGAGAACGAAATCCACGACATCTTAAAAAACGACGCAGGGCGCATCCTCTTAGGAATCACGCTGTACCTCGGATCGTACATGTTTACCCGCATCAAAAAGATTTACTCGCAACTTCACCCCAACGTCGAACTTCAAGTTCTTGAAAGAACCTCGGCCGAACTTGAACGCCTCGTTTTATCGGGTGAACTCGACACGGCCATTCTTCCCTTTACGGGAACCGCCATTCAGGGACTCGCCTACGAACCTCTTTTTAAAGGGCAGGTCCTTCTCATGATGCAGAAAGGGCATCATCTTGAAAAATTCTTCTACAGAAAAGACGGCGCCCCCCTGCCGTACATCGACATCAAACTTTTAGGAAAGGAACCTTTCATTGAAAGCGCCGAAGGCCAGCGAATGAATCAGGTCGCGGAAAAAATCTTTGAAGCCGCCGGGATCAACCCGCCGATAGTCTTCAAATCCCGCAGCATCGAAACTATCAAACGCATGGCATCCGCCGGAATAGGTCTTGCCTTTCTGCCCGACTATTACCGAAATTTTATTGATAATCACACAAAGGCTTCTTATTGCCTGCTGGACAAACACTACATCCCGGACTGGCATGTTTGCGTCGTTTATCAGGATAAGAAGCCTCTTTCTCCAATCCTCAAGGAATTCACAAAAATCCTGAAAGCGGAATTTTTACACTTTCCGGAAAACTATTCTCCCATTAGGATTGAATAA
- a CDS encoding TRAP transporter permease → MSLKKLSDKLILLVGAVLTLFQIYTAATMPFPGMQQRSIHLGLGLALVFLVKSKAKKPEYQNLVLLLGIILAVVSLAVCFNVTWQWLDMAEPMRLTFPETEDFVFGTTLILLVLFGTRKVTGVAMPLIAIFFLAYAYFGKYVPIAMFRHPGVRFSQLISMGYMGTEGIFSSILGVSTNQVFIFLLFGQLLDSLGGGAFFLDLANSGFGRVRGGPAKVSIFGSALFGSISGSAVANVVATGTITIPLMQEVGYTPVFAGAVSAVASTGGLIMPPVMGAAAFIMADILGIPYWDVCKAAAIPAILYYLALYLCVDFRAASLNMHGLPENEIPKFKDVIKKSGFIYITPLVLLVYVLGVLQYPADKACFYCCCLLIVLSLTKKELRKVLAEDWLTILVKTARSSMTVIMACSCAGLILLALQTSGLILKLANILVALAGGRLWLLLILVMLCSIIMGMGLPASACYIILAILGAPAIVSLGVPPVAAHLFVLFFGSMSAITPPVAMAAFAAAPIARASSARIGYAAWWMGLPAFLIAFCMVFQPALVMIGSLWEIGLAVFFCVAGVFCMTVGLQGYFLSRVSVLRRVIWIVAGAMLIAPETISSVIGLVIGVFLYFVEKTLSKKAVAA, encoded by the coding sequence ATGTCATTAAAGAAATTGAGCGATAAACTGATTCTCCTTGTAGGTGCGGTTCTAACTCTATTCCAGATTTATACGGCTGCTACAATGCCCTTTCCTGGTATGCAGCAAAGAAGCATTCATCTTGGCTTGGGACTGGCTCTTGTTTTTCTTGTAAAATCGAAGGCAAAGAAACCCGAGTATCAAAATTTAGTTTTATTGCTTGGGATAATTCTTGCTGTTGTGTCTCTTGCAGTGTGTTTTAACGTAACGTGGCAGTGGCTTGATATGGCGGAGCCAATGCGTTTAACTTTCCCTGAGACGGAAGACTTTGTTTTTGGAACGACGCTTATTTTGTTAGTTCTCTTTGGAACCCGTAAGGTCACAGGGGTTGCGATGCCATTAATAGCGATCTTTTTCCTTGCCTATGCCTATTTTGGAAAGTACGTTCCCATCGCTATGTTCCGTCATCCTGGTGTAAGGTTTTCTCAGTTAATTTCGATGGGATATATGGGAACGGAAGGAATTTTCAGCAGCATTTTAGGAGTTTCTACAAATCAGGTTTTTATTTTCCTTCTGTTTGGGCAACTGCTTGACTCTTTAGGCGGAGGAGCATTCTTCCTCGACTTGGCGAATAGCGGATTTGGCAGAGTGAGAGGTGGTCCCGCGAAAGTTTCCATTTTCGGCAGCGCTTTATTTGGATCTATCAGCGGCAGCGCCGTGGCTAACGTCGTTGCAACCGGAACGATAACGATTCCCTTGATGCAGGAAGTCGGATATACTCCCGTTTTTGCAGGAGCCGTCTCTGCAGTGGCTTCAACTGGCGGCCTTATCATGCCTCCTGTTATGGGCGCAGCTGCGTTCATTATGGCCGATATTCTGGGAATTCCTTATTGGGATGTCTGTAAAGCGGCTGCAATTCCCGCGATTCTCTATTATCTGGCGCTTTATCTCTGTGTGGATTTTCGCGCAGCGTCGCTGAATATGCATGGGCTGCCTGAGAATGAGATCCCCAAGTTTAAGGATGTTATAAAAAAAAGCGGTTTCATTTACATTACGCCGCTTGTCCTTTTGGTTTATGTATTGGGAGTTCTTCAGTATCCGGCTGATAAGGCTTGTTTCTACTGTTGCTGTTTGCTGATCGTTTTGTCTCTTACAAAGAAAGAACTGCGGAAAGTTCTTGCTGAAGATTGGCTTACAATCCTTGTAAAAACAGCTCGCAGTTCTATGACGGTAATTATGGCGTGCTCTTGTGCCGGATTGATTCTGCTTGCGCTTCAGACCTCGGGCTTAATTCTCAAACTCGCGAATATTCTTGTTGCTCTTGCGGGCGGGAGACTGTGGCTTTTGCTGATCCTTGTTATGCTGTGTTCCATCATTATGGGTATGGGCCTTCCCGCGTCAGCTTGCTACATTATCTTAGCGATCCTCGGAGCGCCTGCTATTGTCTCTTTAGGCGTGCCTCCCGTTGCGGCGCATTTGTTCGTTCTGTTCTTTGGATCGATGTCGGCGATTACTCCACCTGTGGCTATGGCCGCATTTGCTGCCGCTCCGATTGCAAGAGCTTCGTCGGCGCGCATTGGGTACGCCGCATGGTGGATGGGGCTGCCTGCGTTCTTAATCGCATTCTGCATGGTTTTCCAGCCTGCGCTCGTAATGATCGGCTCTTTGTGGGAGATTGGACTTGCTGTCTTTTTCTGCGTTGCCGGCGTATTCTGCATGACGGTCGGCCTTCAGGGATATTTCCTCTCTCGCGTGTCAGTTTTACGCCGCGTCATTTGGATTGTTGCCGGTGCAATGCTGATTGCGCCTGAAACTATCAGCTCGGTGATTGGCCTTGTAATCGGAGTTTTCCTGTATTTTGTTGAAAAGACTCTGAGTAAGAAAGCCGTTGCAGCGTGA
- a CDS encoding tripartite tricarboxylate transporter permease, giving the protein MENIMLGLEQFFNPLVLLALIGGTALGLVVGALPGLNDSITIAVLIPITFGMDPHVALSLLVGIYTASACGGSIPAVLLEIPGTASAMVTAWDGYPMTLKGYSKRALSLCMFSSFFGGISSAIVLLLFAPILASFALRFGPPEYFMLAILGMSTVIGMAGKDIAKNFLSMTLGLWLACIGMSPMTGLDRYTFGYASLLDGIPLIPRMIGLFGIFSILKICDAVGKGKSEAAIALEAAKSVTDDKIAVPSWAMCKHLFPTWLRSSAIGNILGVIPGAGMTMAIFLAYDQAKKSRPDLPFGTGVPEGVAAPESANNAVVASSMVPLLSLGIPGNGTSALFLGALTIQGLQTGPELFGEHADMGYMIIVGFILANLIMLPMSLQFCKHVATKVLKLNPQILAAGVLVLCVTGAFAYQNNPFHIGVMIFFGVIGYLFWKFGLPQAPLILSTILGGMMENNWMSSMVYADGSLAVFVERPISLILLILSAIFLIWPLVQRTREFFKQRKAA; this is encoded by the coding sequence ATGGAAAATATAATGCTCGGGTTAGAGCAGTTTTTTAATCCGCTTGTGCTCCTCGCTCTTATCGGAGGAACTGCGCTCGGATTGGTTGTCGGCGCTCTGCCGGGATTAAACGACAGCATTACCATCGCCGTGTTGATCCCGATAACGTTCGGAATGGATCCTCATGTCGCCCTGTCGCTTTTGGTCGGCATTTACACGGCTTCGGCCTGCGGTGGTTCAATCCCCGCCGTTCTGCTTGAGATTCCCGGCACAGCTTCCGCAATGGTAACGGCATGGGACGGGTATCCGATGACGCTGAAGGGATACAGCAAACGGGCTTTGAGCCTTTGCATGTTCAGCTCGTTCTTTGGCGGGATCAGCTCCGCCATTGTCCTTCTGCTTTTTGCCCCGATCCTCGCCTCGTTCGCGCTGCGTTTTGGCCCTCCCGAATATTTTATGCTGGCCATTCTCGGTATGAGTACCGTTATCGGCATGGCAGGCAAAGACATCGCGAAAAACTTCCTATCGATGACGTTGGGCCTTTGGCTTGCCTGCATCGGCATGAGCCCCATGACAGGGCTTGACCGATATACGTTCGGCTATGCGTCACTGCTTGACGGGATTCCTCTGATCCCCAGAATGATCGGGCTGTTTGGGATTTTCTCGATCCTGAAGATCTGCGATGCCGTCGGCAAAGGAAAGTCCGAAGCGGCGATTGCTTTGGAAGCCGCAAAATCGGTGACAGACGATAAAATCGCGGTTCCTTCGTGGGCAATGTGCAAACACCTGTTTCCCACGTGGCTCAGGTCAAGCGCGATCGGGAATATCCTCGGCGTCATTCCCGGGGCCGGAATGACGATGGCGATTTTCCTTGCCTACGATCAGGCGAAAAAATCGCGTCCCGACCTTCCGTTCGGCACGGGCGTGCCCGAAGGCGTCGCGGCTCCTGAATCGGCGAACAACGCCGTCGTGGCCAGCTCGATGGTGCCCCTACTTTCGCTGGGAATTCCCGGCAACGGAACCTCAGCGCTGTTCCTTGGCGCTTTAACGATTCAGGGTCTTCAAACGGGGCCAGAGCTTTTTGGCGAACACGCCGATATGGGCTACATGATCATCGTGGGCTTCATTCTTGCCAATCTTATTATGCTGCCGATGAGCCTTCAGTTCTGCAAACACGTTGCGACGAAGGTGTTAAAGCTGAATCCGCAGATTCTTGCCGCCGGCGTCCTTGTTCTGTGCGTCACGGGAGCATTTGCGTATCAGAACAACCCGTTCCATATCGGCGTCATGATCTTCTTTGGCGTGATCGGTTATCTGTTCTGGAAGTTCGGCCTGCCCCAAGCGCCGCTGATCCTTTCAACGATCCTCGGGGGCATGATGGAGAACAACTGGATGTCGAGCATGGTTTATGCTGACGGTTCGCTGGCAGTGTTCGTTGAGCGCCCGATCAGTCTGATCCTGCTAATCCTCTCCGCGATTTTCCTGATCTGGCCGCTTGTGCAGAGGACGAGAGAGTTCTTCAAACAGCGCAAGGCGGCGTAA
- a CDS encoding tripartite tricarboxylate transporter TctB family protein produces the protein MSKEKAINLIMPVFFVIFSIWIVVTAYQMGSEEGTFPLMVGGFQLSVALFQLYFDLTKSEHVNKFKNSNVWKVIEAVAVMSLYVFMLKKIGYVIDTTVLAIYTMVTLGYRRWGVVLISAVSITAVVFFVFKVLLNVPLPMLFFEF, from the coding sequence TTGAGCAAGGAAAAAGCAATCAACCTCATAATGCCTGTTTTTTTTGTGATCTTCAGCATTTGGATCGTAGTTACTGCTTATCAGATGGGTTCTGAAGAAGGAACGTTCCCTTTGATGGTGGGCGGCTTTCAGTTAAGTGTTGCGCTGTTTCAGCTTTATTTCGATCTTACGAAATCTGAGCATGTGAATAAATTCAAAAACAGCAACGTGTGGAAGGTTATCGAAGCCGTCGCGGTCATGTCGCTTTATGTGTTCATGCTTAAAAAAATAGGCTATGTGATCGATACGACAGTGCTCGCGATTTACACGATGGTGACGCTGGGCTACAGAAGATGGGGCGTTGTCCTCATCTCGGCCGTGAGCATTACTGCAGTGGTCTTCTTCGTGTTCAAGGTGCTTTTGAACGTTCCGCTGCCAATGCTTTTCTTTGAATTTTAA
- a CDS encoding tripartite tricarboxylate transporter substrate binding protein has protein sequence MKKFAVKPLFGMLLGALVATAAVAATSSGFPQKDIRIVVPFSAGGGTDTMARILSTAAGKKYFDGRSLIVENMGGGGGVIGQTYVAKTAEPDGYTVMLYTSSCINNSLLKNVKYSYEDFKPIIGCNPDAELLAVPVDSPYHNLNELLEAAKTQTIKVATPGHSSGHHVRALNMARLMNLKFAYIHSNSAAMQMAQLMGGHCDVSYMTVSEAASAIRSGKVRGIGVMAAEREKSISDVPTFLEQGYKGWIDGANRGIACRKDVPDDIYQYLVEEFRKVASSQEYVDMMDKAGMVSGVQSPAEYQAYIDFTADGIKALKPVLTKKQ, from the coding sequence ATGAAAAAGTTTGCTGTGAAACCGTTGTTCGGAATGCTTCTTGGCGCCCTTGTCGCGACAGCCGCCGTGGCTGCCACGTCCTCTGGGTTCCCCCAAAAGGACATCAGAATCGTTGTTCCGTTCTCGGCCGGCGGCGGAACCGACACCATGGCCCGCATTCTTTCGACGGCCGCCGGTAAAAAGTATTTTGACGGGCGTTCGCTGATCGTTGAGAACATGGGGGGCGGCGGCGGCGTTATTGGCCAAACCTATGTGGCTAAAACGGCCGAGCCTGACGGTTACACCGTAATGTTGTATACGAGTTCCTGTATTAACAATTCTCTGCTGAAAAACGTGAAGTATTCGTATGAGGATTTTAAGCCGATCATCGGCTGCAATCCTGACGCCGAGCTCCTTGCCGTCCCCGTGGATTCGCCCTATCACAACCTGAATGAGCTTCTTGAGGCCGCGAAGACCCAAACCATTAAAGTCGCCACGCCCGGCCATTCTTCGGGGCATCACGTTCGCGCACTGAATATGGCTCGCCTGATGAATCTTAAGTTCGCCTATATTCACAGCAACAGCGCGGCCATGCAGATGGCTCAGCTCATGGGCGGCCATTGCGACGTGTCGTATATGACGGTTTCCGAAGCTGCCAGCGCCATCCGCAGCGGCAAGGTTCGCGGAATCGGCGTTATGGCCGCTGAGCGCGAAAAGTCGATTTCCGATGTCCCCACATTCCTTGAGCAGGGCTATAAGGGCTGGATCGACGGCGCTAACAGAGGCATCGCGTGCAGAAAAGACGTTCCTGATGACATTTATCAGTATCTTGTTGAAGAGTTCCGTAAAGTCGCTTCTTCGCAGGAGTACGTTGATATGATGGATAAAGCGGGAATGGTTTCCGGCGTTCAGAGCCCCGCTGAGTATCAGGCTTATATCGACTTTACGGCCGACGGGATCAAAGCTTTAAAGCCCGTGCTGACCAAGAAACAGTAA